A genomic segment from Tachysurus fulvidraco isolate hzauxx_2018 chromosome 21, HZAU_PFXX_2.0, whole genome shotgun sequence encodes:
- the LOC113634979 gene encoding titin-like isoform X1, producing the protein MIQGLSHFSLPIFILPLLQGLEITDPGQVLYKEDRISGVVENEVILKCGPTLPDVYIWSFTKPGTETIRAVVYNFGKGPKLQPLAQDLGDLNISSSASLYIEKLPLAAEGLYTCQALYDTAEVPKLYYYYVYLRVLVPVSKPYILQSDSSAVEGLSFWMYCTLGNGTEPIHYIWEQENRSGQVSIQAESNSSLLNMTLVTRNHTGWFRCMARNEVNEQRSDRIWLDVLYGPDLPLINSTTYTVTSEGYSVLEKRNISLMCQASSNPPSQYTWFYNNSEIYSGPELTITNILRADTGYYACLAQNTYLNTQSKKTITLTVYYPPDGVPACSIFPVKNYTELAFFCSWKGGYPPSTLKWSPYVNGENGQGVINVTQIKPGLEIANNSVFTCYGSHVALNVTQNCSTRTWQPYGEIQCSANSSHTNEHVMLSCSWDGGFPQALLWWASSSGEMQGTSKEATNVLVLNSSASFNGKIFVCNAKHPLIKESKQCVIKLETPVLKTQRSMVSVYEGNDVQLNCILSKNYPPITENTWYNNSKQNVGETPRKYVLQQDGTWFNLTVKETDSNMDSGQYWCSAANAIGKAEIPILLLVMRYPLPPNVTISKLIYSGRYRTDVDMEWQIQMDANLTGFFIEYQRIPDPVERSGLAPLWQKVAENLEPSTRSYQITNLDPTSKYAFRVTAINHRTVGNTAVVMSPVSVPVSKPYIILSDSSPLEGTSVWIRCVLENGTDPIYYLWEQESRSDLVTTLAKSNSCLINITWVTRNHSGWIRCLAKNEVNEQRSDQMWLDVIYGPDVPQIHATGYSNMGFSVLEKGNISLMCQASSNPSSQYVWFYNNSQIYAGPQLTITQIIRMQSGNYTCLAQNTYLNTLAEKTITLTVYYPPDGFPSCTMFPANNYSDLALFCSWDGGYPSATLNWGPYVNVNGDIKEVTTNITRIQPGSDTANNSVFTCYGSHVALSSTQTCNTRTWLPYGEPKCSANSSLNNEYLMLSCSWNGGFPRALLWWASSSGEIQGTSELETNTLILHSSVNYSGKTFVCHSKHPLVKEGKQCSLKLEAPVLMTQHSVVSVFEGTDALLTCILSKNYPVVPEITWYNNMKQKVGNNARKYIIQQAPVWSLTVRQTDGMVDSGQYWCSATSAVGAADIPVMLLVIVPVSKPTILLSDSPMEGMSVSMRCVVEKGTEPINFTWEQESQTGLITTLAKENSSVVSFNWVSRNHTGWFRCLARNEVNQQRSDRIWLNVLFGPDLPQIDVTAYSITDRGYTALENGNISLMCQASSNPPSQYVWFYNNSQVYIGSKLTIPKILRMQAGFYACLAQNANFNTRSKKTVTITVYYPPDGAPSCSILPINNYTDLALVCTWVSGYPPPNLTWSPYLNGDNPQGLANITRILPGSETFNNSVFTCYGTHVALKDPQSCSNRIWMPYGEPQCFAYATRNNEYLMLSCSWEGGVPRALLWWVSSSGQIQGTSEENSNILVLRSSANYSGKAFICHTKHPLVKDSKQCVLKLEAPVLMTQRSMVSVFEGNDVQLTCILSKNYPAVTEITWYNNLKVDVGETPKKYILQQGATWFNLTVRETDSMVDSGQYWCSATNAVGGAEIPVSLLVKRYPMPPNVTISKITYSSQQRTDVMLEWLVQNNGDLTGFFIERQSLRVGKSDVVPVWQKVVVDLIPSIRSYKITNLDPSGKYAFRVTAVNHRTTGHPSEVKSPAQPPFKAYPAVIGAAIGGMLMATLTTVLLFIYVLRNRNILPRLHSMLFGMQNSQSRENINFPEDEVVGGAEEERHGEDTNSPNSDSKNHLT; encoded by the exons TGCCTGTCTCCAAACCATATATTTTGCAAAGTGACTCCTCAGCAGTTGAGGGTTTGTCATTTTGGATGTACTGCACTCTGGGGAATGGCACAGAACCCATACACTATATCTGGGAACAGGAGAACCGCAGTGGGCAGGTCAGCATACAGGCTGAGAGCAACAGCAGTCTGCTTAACATGACTTTGGTCACCCGCAACCACACAGGGTGGTTCAGGTGCATGGCCAGGAATGAAGTCAATGAGCAGCGCAGTGACCGGATCTGGTTAGACGTCTTAT atGGACCTGATCTTCCACTGATCAATAGCACAACATATACAGTAACGTCTGAAGGATATTCAGTtctggaaaaaagaaacatctcTCTCATGTGTCAAGCCTCCTCTAACCCTCCTAGCCAGTACACCTGGTTCTACAACAACTCAGAAATCTACTCTGGACCAGAGCTCACCATTACCAACATCCTACGTGCAGACACAGGCTACTATGCCTGCTTGGCCCAGAACACTTACCTTAACACACAGTCTAAAAAAACCATTACTCTCACCGTTTACT ACCCTCCAGATGGTGTGCCAGCTTGCTCCATCTTCCCAGTTAAGAACTACACAGAGCTGGCCTTCTTCTGCTCATGGAAGGGAGGTTATCCTCCATCTACTCTCAAATGGAGTCCATATGTAAATGGCGAGAATGGACAGGGTGTCATTAATGTCACCCAGATTAAGCCAGGACTGGAGATTGCTAACAACTCTGTATTCACCTGTTATGGCTCACATGTTGCACTAAACGTCACCCAGAACTGCAGCACCAGGACAT GGCAACCGTATGGAGAAATCCAGTGTTCTGCGAATTCAAGCCACACTAATGAACATGTGATGCTGTCCTGTTCATGGGATGGTGGCTTTCCTCAGGCTTTGCTATGGTGGGCTTCCAGTTCTGGAGAGATGCAGGGTACATCAAAGGAAGCCACCAACGTCTTGGTCCTGAATTCAAGTGCTTCATTCAATGgcaaaatatttgtgtgtaatgCCAAACATCCACTGATAAAAGAAAGCAAGCAGTGTGTGATCAAATTGG AGACACCAGTGTTAAAGACTCAGCGCAGTATGGTTTCAGTGTATGAGGGCAATGATGTCCAGCTCAACTGTATTTTGAGCAAGAACTACCCACCAATTACAGAAAACACCTGGTATAACAACTCGAAGCAAAATGTTGGTGAAACACCCAGAAAGTATGTCCTGCAGCAAGATGGTACCTGGTTTAACCTAACAGTGAAGGAGACAGACAGCAATATGGACAGTGGACAGTACTGGTGTTCAGCTGCTAATGCTATTGGAAAAGCAGAGATTCCCATTTTGCTTCTGGTGATGA GATACCCGTTACCTCCAAATGTTACAATCAGTAAACTCATATACAGTGGGCGTTATAGAACAGACGTTGATATGGAATGGCAAATTCAGATGGATGCTAATCTCACTGGGTTCTTCATCGAATATCAAAGGATCCCTGACCCTGTGGAGAGGAGTGGATTGGCACCTCTCTGGCAAAAAGTGGCAGAAAATCTAGAGCCCAGCACCCGCAGTTACCAGATCACTAACCTGGATCCAACCAGCAAATATGCCTTTCGCGTAACAGCTATCAATCACAGAACTGTTGGAAATACAGCAGTAGTCATGAGTCCTG tttcagttccAGTTTCTAAGCCATACATCATACTGAGTGACTCATCACCTCTGGAAGGTACATCAGTGTGGATACGCTGTGTTCTCGAAAATGGTACAGATCCCATTTACTACCTCTGGGAACAAGAGAGCCGTAGCGACCTGGTCACCACATTGGCAAAGAGCAACAGCTGTCTAATTAACATCACTTGGGTGACCCGTAACCACTCTGGATGGATCAGGTGTCTCGCCAAGAATGAGGTCAATGAGCAACGCAGTGACCAAATGTGGTTGGATGTTATAT ATGGCCCTGATGTGCCTCAGATACATGCGACTGGCTATTCAAACATGGGATTCTCAGTCCTTGAGAAAGGGAATATCTCCCTTATGTGTCAAGCCTCCTCTAACCCTTCTAGTCAATACGTCTGGTTCTACAACAACTCCCAGATCTACGCTGGACCACAGCTTACTATCACCCAGATAATCAGAATGCAGTCAGGGAACTATACCTGTCTGGCTCAGAACACTTACCTGAACACTCTCGCTGAGAAAACAATAACACTCACAGTTTATT ATCCACCAGATGGCTTTCCATCATGTACCATGTTCCCAGCCAATAACTACTCTGACTTGGCTCTCTTCTGTTCCTGGGATGGAGGTTACCCCTCAGCTACCTTGAACTGGGGTCcatatgtgaatgtgaatggAGATATCAAAGAGGTTACCACTAATATTACTCGAATTCAGCCAGGGTCTGATACGGCTAACAATTCGGTATTTACATGCTATGGTTCACATGTTGCATTAAGCAGCACCCAAACATGCAACACCAGGACAT GGTTGCCCTATGGAGAACCCAAATGTTCTGCAAATTCCAGTCTTAATAATGAGTACCTGATGCTTTCCTGCTCCTGGAATGGTGGTTTTCCTCGGGCTTTGCTGTGGTGGGCCTCCAGTTCAGGGGAGATACAGGGAACATCCGAATTAGAGACCAACACCCTGATCCTGCATTCCAGTGTTAACTACAGTggtaaaacatttgtttgtcaTTCCAAACATCCACTGGTTAAAGAGGGCAAGCAATGCAGTTTAAAATTGG AGGCACCAGTCTTGATGACTCAGCACAGTGTGGTTTCGGTCTTTGAAGGCACTGATGCTCTACTCACTTGCATACTGAGTAAAAACTACCCTGTGGTGCCAGAGATCACCTGGTACAACAATATGAAGCAAAAAGTGGGGAACAATGCCAGGAAATATATCATACAACAAGCTCCTGTATGGTCCTTAACCGTCCGACAGACAGATGGTATGGTGGACAGTGGACAGTACTGGTGTTCTGCTACCAGTGCTGTTGGAGCAGCAGATATCCCAGTCATGCTGCTGGTGATAG TGCCAGTTTCCAAACCCACCATCCTTCTAAGTGACTCCCCAATGGAAGGCATGTCAGTGTCAATGCGCTGCGTTGTGGAAAAGGGCACAGAACCTATTAACTTCACATGGGAGCAGGAGAGCCAGACTGGGCTGATCACAACACTGGCCAAGGAAAACAGCAGTGTGGTCAGTTTTAACTGGGTCTCACGCAACCACACTGGCTGGTTCAGGTGCCTGGCCAGGAATGAGGTCAATCAGCAGCGCAGTGACCGGATCTGGCTGAATGTCTTAT TTGGTCCAGATTTACCTCAGATAGATGTCACCGCCTACTCGATAACAGATCGTGGATACACAGCTCTGGAAAATGGAAACATCTCCCTTATGTGTCAAGCCTCGTCTAACCCTCCCAGCCAGTATGTCTGGTTCTACAACAACTCCCAGGTCTACATTGGATCAAAACTCACCATCCCCAAGATCCTCCGTATGCAAGCAGGCTTCTACGCCTGTCTGGCCCAGAATGCTAATTTCAACACCCGCTCCAAGAAAACCGTCACTATCACTGTCTACT ATCCACCAGATGGTGCTCCATCATGTTCCATATTGCCAATAAATAACTACACTGATCTGGCTCTGGTTTGTACCTGGGTGAGTGGATATCCACCACCAAACCTAACCTGGAGTCCATATTTGAACGGAGACAATCCACAGGGACTCGCTAACATCACTCGAATTTTACCAGGGTCAGAGACCTTTAACAACTCTGTATTTACCTGCTATGGGACACATGTTGCTCTAAAGGATCCCCAGAGCTGTAGCAATAGGATAT GGATGCCTTATGGGGAACCTCAGTGTTTTGCATATGCGACTCGTAATAACGAGTACCTGATGCTGTCCTGCTCTTGGGAGGGTGGTGTCCCTCGGGCTCTGCTGTGGTGGGTGTCCAGTTCAGGACAGATTCAGGgaacatctgaggagaactccAACATCCTGGTCCTGCGTTCCAGTGCTAACTACAGCGGCAAAGCCTTCATATGTCACACCAAACATCCACTAGTTAAAGACAGcaagcagtgtgtgttaaaattGG AGGCACCAGTGTTGATGACTCAGCGCAGTATGGTTTCAGTATTTGAGGGTAATGATGTCCAGCTCACCTGCATCCTGAGCAAGAATTATCCTGCAGTTACAGAAATCACCTGGTACAATAACTTAAAGGTGGACGTTGGTGAGACGCCTAAGAAATACATCCTTCAGCAAGGAGCCACCTGGTTTAACTTGACTGTCAGGGAGACAGACAGCATGGTGGACAGTGGACAGTACTGGTGTTCTGCAACTAATGCAGTTGGAGGAGCAGAGATTCCTGTCTCACTTTTGGTGAAAA GATACCCAATGCCTCCAAACGTGACCATCAGTAAGATCACATACAGCAGCCAGCAGAGGACAGATGTCATGTTGGAGTGGTTGGTCCAGAATAATGGAGACCTCACAGGGTTCTTTATTGAACGTCAGAGTCTCCGTGTAGGCAAGAGTGATGTTGTTCCTGTCTGGCAGAAAGTGGTAGTAGATCTGATTCCAAGCATACGGAGCTATAAGATCACCAATCTGGATCCAAGTGGGAAATATGCATTCCGTGTGACTGCTGTCAATCACAGAACCACTGGACATCCATCAGAGGTCAAGAGCCCAG CACAGCCACCCTTTAAAGCTTATCCTGCTGTTATTGGAGCAGCTATTGGAGGCATGCTTATGGCAACATTAACTACAGTCCTGCTCTTCATTTACGTGCTGAGGAATCGCAACATCCTTCCTC GTCTCCATAGCATGTTATTTGGCAT gCAGAACAGCCAGTCGAGAGAAAACATCAACTTTCCTGAAGACGAGGTTGTTGGAGGTGCAGAGGAAGAAAGACACGGAGAAGATACAAATTCCCCAAATTCAGATTCCAAGAATCATCTAACCTAG
- the LOC113634979 gene encoding titin-like isoform X2, whose product MQYRRNCMYTFTGLEITDPGQVLYKEDRISGVVENEVILKCGPTLPDVYIWSFTKPGTETIRAVVYNFGKGPKLQPLAQDLGDLNISSSASLYIEKLPLAAEGLYTCQALYDTAEVPKLYYYYVYLRVLVPVSKPYILQSDSSAVEGLSFWMYCTLGNGTEPIHYIWEQENRSGQVSIQAESNSSLLNMTLVTRNHTGWFRCMARNEVNEQRSDRIWLDVLYGPDLPLINSTTYTVTSEGYSVLEKRNISLMCQASSNPPSQYTWFYNNSEIYSGPELTITNILRADTGYYACLAQNTYLNTQSKKTITLTVYYPPDGVPACSIFPVKNYTELAFFCSWKGGYPPSTLKWSPYVNGENGQGVINVTQIKPGLEIANNSVFTCYGSHVALNVTQNCSTRTWQPYGEIQCSANSSHTNEHVMLSCSWDGGFPQALLWWASSSGEMQGTSKEATNVLVLNSSASFNGKIFVCNAKHPLIKESKQCVIKLETPVLKTQRSMVSVYEGNDVQLNCILSKNYPPITENTWYNNSKQNVGETPRKYVLQQDGTWFNLTVKETDSNMDSGQYWCSAANAIGKAEIPILLLVMRYPLPPNVTISKLIYSGRYRTDVDMEWQIQMDANLTGFFIEYQRIPDPVERSGLAPLWQKVAENLEPSTRSYQITNLDPTSKYAFRVTAINHRTVGNTAVVMSPVSVPVSKPYIILSDSSPLEGTSVWIRCVLENGTDPIYYLWEQESRSDLVTTLAKSNSCLINITWVTRNHSGWIRCLAKNEVNEQRSDQMWLDVIYGPDVPQIHATGYSNMGFSVLEKGNISLMCQASSNPSSQYVWFYNNSQIYAGPQLTITQIIRMQSGNYTCLAQNTYLNTLAEKTITLTVYYPPDGFPSCTMFPANNYSDLALFCSWDGGYPSATLNWGPYVNVNGDIKEVTTNITRIQPGSDTANNSVFTCYGSHVALSSTQTCNTRTWLPYGEPKCSANSSLNNEYLMLSCSWNGGFPRALLWWASSSGEIQGTSELETNTLILHSSVNYSGKTFVCHSKHPLVKEGKQCSLKLEAPVLMTQHSVVSVFEGTDALLTCILSKNYPVVPEITWYNNMKQKVGNNARKYIIQQAPVWSLTVRQTDGMVDSGQYWCSATSAVGAADIPVMLLVIVPVSKPTILLSDSPMEGMSVSMRCVVEKGTEPINFTWEQESQTGLITTLAKENSSVVSFNWVSRNHTGWFRCLARNEVNQQRSDRIWLNVLFGPDLPQIDVTAYSITDRGYTALENGNISLMCQASSNPPSQYVWFYNNSQVYIGSKLTIPKILRMQAGFYACLAQNANFNTRSKKTVTITVYYPPDGAPSCSILPINNYTDLALVCTWVSGYPPPNLTWSPYLNGDNPQGLANITRILPGSETFNNSVFTCYGTHVALKDPQSCSNRIWMPYGEPQCFAYATRNNEYLMLSCSWEGGVPRALLWWVSSSGQIQGTSEENSNILVLRSSANYSGKAFICHTKHPLVKDSKQCVLKLEAPVLMTQRSMVSVFEGNDVQLTCILSKNYPAVTEITWYNNLKVDVGETPKKYILQQGATWFNLTVRETDSMVDSGQYWCSATNAVGGAEIPVSLLVKRYPMPPNVTISKITYSSQQRTDVMLEWLVQNNGDLTGFFIERQSLRVGKSDVVPVWQKVVVDLIPSIRSYKITNLDPSGKYAFRVTAVNHRTTGHPSEVKSPAQPPFKAYPAVIGAAIGGMLMATLTTVLLFIYVLRNRNILPRLHSMLFGMQNSQSRENINFPEDEVVGGAEEERHGEDTNSPNSDSKNHLT is encoded by the exons TGCCTGTCTCCAAACCATATATTTTGCAAAGTGACTCCTCAGCAGTTGAGGGTTTGTCATTTTGGATGTACTGCACTCTGGGGAATGGCACAGAACCCATACACTATATCTGGGAACAGGAGAACCGCAGTGGGCAGGTCAGCATACAGGCTGAGAGCAACAGCAGTCTGCTTAACATGACTTTGGTCACCCGCAACCACACAGGGTGGTTCAGGTGCATGGCCAGGAATGAAGTCAATGAGCAGCGCAGTGACCGGATCTGGTTAGACGTCTTAT atGGACCTGATCTTCCACTGATCAATAGCACAACATATACAGTAACGTCTGAAGGATATTCAGTtctggaaaaaagaaacatctcTCTCATGTGTCAAGCCTCCTCTAACCCTCCTAGCCAGTACACCTGGTTCTACAACAACTCAGAAATCTACTCTGGACCAGAGCTCACCATTACCAACATCCTACGTGCAGACACAGGCTACTATGCCTGCTTGGCCCAGAACACTTACCTTAACACACAGTCTAAAAAAACCATTACTCTCACCGTTTACT ACCCTCCAGATGGTGTGCCAGCTTGCTCCATCTTCCCAGTTAAGAACTACACAGAGCTGGCCTTCTTCTGCTCATGGAAGGGAGGTTATCCTCCATCTACTCTCAAATGGAGTCCATATGTAAATGGCGAGAATGGACAGGGTGTCATTAATGTCACCCAGATTAAGCCAGGACTGGAGATTGCTAACAACTCTGTATTCACCTGTTATGGCTCACATGTTGCACTAAACGTCACCCAGAACTGCAGCACCAGGACAT GGCAACCGTATGGAGAAATCCAGTGTTCTGCGAATTCAAGCCACACTAATGAACATGTGATGCTGTCCTGTTCATGGGATGGTGGCTTTCCTCAGGCTTTGCTATGGTGGGCTTCCAGTTCTGGAGAGATGCAGGGTACATCAAAGGAAGCCACCAACGTCTTGGTCCTGAATTCAAGTGCTTCATTCAATGgcaaaatatttgtgtgtaatgCCAAACATCCACTGATAAAAGAAAGCAAGCAGTGTGTGATCAAATTGG AGACACCAGTGTTAAAGACTCAGCGCAGTATGGTTTCAGTGTATGAGGGCAATGATGTCCAGCTCAACTGTATTTTGAGCAAGAACTACCCACCAATTACAGAAAACACCTGGTATAACAACTCGAAGCAAAATGTTGGTGAAACACCCAGAAAGTATGTCCTGCAGCAAGATGGTACCTGGTTTAACCTAACAGTGAAGGAGACAGACAGCAATATGGACAGTGGACAGTACTGGTGTTCAGCTGCTAATGCTATTGGAAAAGCAGAGATTCCCATTTTGCTTCTGGTGATGA GATACCCGTTACCTCCAAATGTTACAATCAGTAAACTCATATACAGTGGGCGTTATAGAACAGACGTTGATATGGAATGGCAAATTCAGATGGATGCTAATCTCACTGGGTTCTTCATCGAATATCAAAGGATCCCTGACCCTGTGGAGAGGAGTGGATTGGCACCTCTCTGGCAAAAAGTGGCAGAAAATCTAGAGCCCAGCACCCGCAGTTACCAGATCACTAACCTGGATCCAACCAGCAAATATGCCTTTCGCGTAACAGCTATCAATCACAGAACTGTTGGAAATACAGCAGTAGTCATGAGTCCTG tttcagttccAGTTTCTAAGCCATACATCATACTGAGTGACTCATCACCTCTGGAAGGTACATCAGTGTGGATACGCTGTGTTCTCGAAAATGGTACAGATCCCATTTACTACCTCTGGGAACAAGAGAGCCGTAGCGACCTGGTCACCACATTGGCAAAGAGCAACAGCTGTCTAATTAACATCACTTGGGTGACCCGTAACCACTCTGGATGGATCAGGTGTCTCGCCAAGAATGAGGTCAATGAGCAACGCAGTGACCAAATGTGGTTGGATGTTATAT ATGGCCCTGATGTGCCTCAGATACATGCGACTGGCTATTCAAACATGGGATTCTCAGTCCTTGAGAAAGGGAATATCTCCCTTATGTGTCAAGCCTCCTCTAACCCTTCTAGTCAATACGTCTGGTTCTACAACAACTCCCAGATCTACGCTGGACCACAGCTTACTATCACCCAGATAATCAGAATGCAGTCAGGGAACTATACCTGTCTGGCTCAGAACACTTACCTGAACACTCTCGCTGAGAAAACAATAACACTCACAGTTTATT ATCCACCAGATGGCTTTCCATCATGTACCATGTTCCCAGCCAATAACTACTCTGACTTGGCTCTCTTCTGTTCCTGGGATGGAGGTTACCCCTCAGCTACCTTGAACTGGGGTCcatatgtgaatgtgaatggAGATATCAAAGAGGTTACCACTAATATTACTCGAATTCAGCCAGGGTCTGATACGGCTAACAATTCGGTATTTACATGCTATGGTTCACATGTTGCATTAAGCAGCACCCAAACATGCAACACCAGGACAT GGTTGCCCTATGGAGAACCCAAATGTTCTGCAAATTCCAGTCTTAATAATGAGTACCTGATGCTTTCCTGCTCCTGGAATGGTGGTTTTCCTCGGGCTTTGCTGTGGTGGGCCTCCAGTTCAGGGGAGATACAGGGAACATCCGAATTAGAGACCAACACCCTGATCCTGCATTCCAGTGTTAACTACAGTggtaaaacatttgtttgtcaTTCCAAACATCCACTGGTTAAAGAGGGCAAGCAATGCAGTTTAAAATTGG AGGCACCAGTCTTGATGACTCAGCACAGTGTGGTTTCGGTCTTTGAAGGCACTGATGCTCTACTCACTTGCATACTGAGTAAAAACTACCCTGTGGTGCCAGAGATCACCTGGTACAACAATATGAAGCAAAAAGTGGGGAACAATGCCAGGAAATATATCATACAACAAGCTCCTGTATGGTCCTTAACCGTCCGACAGACAGATGGTATGGTGGACAGTGGACAGTACTGGTGTTCTGCTACCAGTGCTGTTGGAGCAGCAGATATCCCAGTCATGCTGCTGGTGATAG TGCCAGTTTCCAAACCCACCATCCTTCTAAGTGACTCCCCAATGGAAGGCATGTCAGTGTCAATGCGCTGCGTTGTGGAAAAGGGCACAGAACCTATTAACTTCACATGGGAGCAGGAGAGCCAGACTGGGCTGATCACAACACTGGCCAAGGAAAACAGCAGTGTGGTCAGTTTTAACTGGGTCTCACGCAACCACACTGGCTGGTTCAGGTGCCTGGCCAGGAATGAGGTCAATCAGCAGCGCAGTGACCGGATCTGGCTGAATGTCTTAT TTGGTCCAGATTTACCTCAGATAGATGTCACCGCCTACTCGATAACAGATCGTGGATACACAGCTCTGGAAAATGGAAACATCTCCCTTATGTGTCAAGCCTCGTCTAACCCTCCCAGCCAGTATGTCTGGTTCTACAACAACTCCCAGGTCTACATTGGATCAAAACTCACCATCCCCAAGATCCTCCGTATGCAAGCAGGCTTCTACGCCTGTCTGGCCCAGAATGCTAATTTCAACACCCGCTCCAAGAAAACCGTCACTATCACTGTCTACT ATCCACCAGATGGTGCTCCATCATGTTCCATATTGCCAATAAATAACTACACTGATCTGGCTCTGGTTTGTACCTGGGTGAGTGGATATCCACCACCAAACCTAACCTGGAGTCCATATTTGAACGGAGACAATCCACAGGGACTCGCTAACATCACTCGAATTTTACCAGGGTCAGAGACCTTTAACAACTCTGTATTTACCTGCTATGGGACACATGTTGCTCTAAAGGATCCCCAGAGCTGTAGCAATAGGATAT GGATGCCTTATGGGGAACCTCAGTGTTTTGCATATGCGACTCGTAATAACGAGTACCTGATGCTGTCCTGCTCTTGGGAGGGTGGTGTCCCTCGGGCTCTGCTGTGGTGGGTGTCCAGTTCAGGACAGATTCAGGgaacatctgaggagaactccAACATCCTGGTCCTGCGTTCCAGTGCTAACTACAGCGGCAAAGCCTTCATATGTCACACCAAACATCCACTAGTTAAAGACAGcaagcagtgtgtgttaaaattGG AGGCACCAGTGTTGATGACTCAGCGCAGTATGGTTTCAGTATTTGAGGGTAATGATGTCCAGCTCACCTGCATCCTGAGCAAGAATTATCCTGCAGTTACAGAAATCACCTGGTACAATAACTTAAAGGTGGACGTTGGTGAGACGCCTAAGAAATACATCCTTCAGCAAGGAGCCACCTGGTTTAACTTGACTGTCAGGGAGACAGACAGCATGGTGGACAGTGGACAGTACTGGTGTTCTGCAACTAATGCAGTTGGAGGAGCAGAGATTCCTGTCTCACTTTTGGTGAAAA GATACCCAATGCCTCCAAACGTGACCATCAGTAAGATCACATACAGCAGCCAGCAGAGGACAGATGTCATGTTGGAGTGGTTGGTCCAGAATAATGGAGACCTCACAGGGTTCTTTATTGAACGTCAGAGTCTCCGTGTAGGCAAGAGTGATGTTGTTCCTGTCTGGCAGAAAGTGGTAGTAGATCTGATTCCAAGCATACGGAGCTATAAGATCACCAATCTGGATCCAAGTGGGAAATATGCATTCCGTGTGACTGCTGTCAATCACAGAACCACTGGACATCCATCAGAGGTCAAGAGCCCAG CACAGCCACCCTTTAAAGCTTATCCTGCTGTTATTGGAGCAGCTATTGGAGGCATGCTTATGGCAACATTAACTACAGTCCTGCTCTTCATTTACGTGCTGAGGAATCGCAACATCCTTCCTC GTCTCCATAGCATGTTATTTGGCAT gCAGAACAGCCAGTCGAGAGAAAACATCAACTTTCCTGAAGACGAGGTTGTTGGAGGTGCAGAGGAAGAAAGACACGGAGAAGATACAAATTCCCCAAATTCAGATTCCAAGAATCATCTAACCTAG